One Candidatus Cloacimonadota bacterium genomic region harbors:
- a CDS encoding OmpA family protein: MLKRSKAILVTLLLLALMPAIHAFESTLLLEGGLGIPLDDIEGTNSKKGAWAVAWDAWAIKDWLGVGISPWFANVAVQGDDPNESYFSSLEGINLYLKVRPTTVGAINFSEDAFLKRISPFAELGAGWSTHGSKANPGIADNPSVPAGFRGHFTVPHAAAGISFLYKKNIVSELGVKYNLFTKDNIDLVETGKMNDALLTPYIGVGINFGAKKTVPVVAGNIDIKAQLARFSTEVGTPSLPQAYDLKGIDLSQGISLEAPEAFEISIDGKNYYPSLELPAGFDGRVLVRLTGAKKGVYEGYISHASKGATPMLLPVFGTVTDKVVQPVLKLDAKLGSFTTVQGTPSAAQAYKISGTNLTGKIQVEAPEGFELSIDGGKTWKKAATVDAGFDGDFLVRLTGAKAGEFGGTLNHDSEGANRVALPVLGVVTLPDAPKLPQIRLQAGDLKTFSTEVGKPSAAQSYKIKGENLKGDIDITAPAGFEFSLDGGKTYAHSMIVPGSIDREILVRLTGAKAGNFSGSIDHASKDATTFKLPVIGTVTDLKVPAIPELNLSLQNLKPFNTELGTPSAPQNYKLNGLNLTGNIQLNAPEGFEISVDGGKTWKPSATVNPNFSGDVWVRLKGDKVGNFAGAIDHKSEGAVTLPMPLVGTVSAPKPAGPSDEDLLAQELAKLIVHFDTNLYVIRDGDKPALDRVAEFLKKLPDTMVEIQGHTDSQGSDKINEPLSHNRAKVVKDYLVARGVDGEQIEIKGYSSKDPIATNSTAAGRQENRRAQMVIIK; the protein is encoded by the coding sequence ATGCTAAAAAGATCAAAAGCTATTCTTGTTACATTGTTGTTGCTGGCGTTGATGCCGGCAATCCATGCCTTCGAGAGCACCCTTTTGTTGGAAGGCGGGCTTGGCATTCCTTTGGATGACATTGAAGGCACGAATTCCAAAAAAGGCGCCTGGGCGGTTGCTTGGGATGCCTGGGCCATCAAAGATTGGCTTGGAGTGGGCATCAGCCCTTGGTTTGCCAACGTGGCAGTCCAGGGTGATGACCCAAACGAGTCATATTTTTCCTCATTGGAAGGGATTAATCTTTATCTGAAAGTCCGTCCCACCACGGTTGGGGCAATTAATTTTTCTGAAGACGCTTTTTTGAAGCGTATTTCGCCATTTGCCGAACTGGGCGCGGGTTGGTCCACCCATGGCAGTAAAGCCAATCCAGGCATCGCGGATAACCCCAGCGTCCCGGCTGGTTTCAGGGGACACTTCACCGTTCCGCACGCCGCCGCTGGTATTTCTTTCCTTTATAAGAAAAACATCGTCAGCGAACTGGGTGTGAAGTATAACCTCTTCACCAAGGACAACATTGACCTGGTGGAAACAGGCAAGATGAACGACGCGCTCCTGACACCCTACATCGGGGTGGGAATCAATTTCGGCGCCAAAAAAACTGTTCCTGTCGTGGCTGGAAACATCGATATCAAAGCCCAATTGGCAAGATTCAGCACCGAAGTGGGAACGCCTTCATTGCCACAGGCTTACGACCTGAAAGGAATCGACCTGAGCCAGGGAATCAGCTTGGAAGCTCCTGAAGCTTTTGAGATTTCCATCGATGGTAAAAACTACTATCCAAGCCTGGAATTGCCCGCTGGCTTTGATGGTCGCGTTTTGGTTCGTCTCACCGGCGCCAAGAAAGGCGTTTACGAAGGCTATATCAGCCATGCCAGCAAGGGCGCCACTCCCATGTTGCTTCCCGTGTTTGGAACCGTTACCGACAAGGTTGTGCAGCCTGTTCTGAAGCTCGACGCGAAGCTGGGCTCTTTTACCACAGTACAGGGAACCCCTTCCGCCGCTCAGGCTTACAAGATTTCTGGAACCAATTTGACTGGCAAAATCCAGGTTGAAGCCCCGGAAGGATTTGAGCTTTCCATCGACGGAGGCAAAACTTGGAAAAAAGCCGCGACAGTTGACGCTGGCTTCGACGGAGACTTTTTGGTTCGCCTCACTGGCGCCAAAGCCGGCGAATTTGGCGGCACCTTGAATCACGATAGCGAAGGCGCCAACAGGGTTGCCCTGCCGGTTTTGGGAGTGGTGACACTTCCCGACGCGCCCAAGCTTCCTCAAATCAGGCTGCAAGCTGGCGACCTTAAAACATTCTCCACCGAAGTGGGCAAACCTTCCGCCGCGCAAAGCTATAAAATCAAGGGTGAAAACCTGAAGGGCGATATTGACATCACCGCGCCGGCAGGTTTTGAATTCTCCCTGGATGGCGGCAAAACCTATGCTCATTCGATGATTGTGCCCGGAAGTATCGACAGGGAAATCCTGGTTCGTCTCACCGGTGCCAAAGCCGGAAACTTTAGCGGCAGCATCGATCACGCCAGCAAAGACGCCACAACGTTCAAACTTCCCGTGATTGGAACAGTGACCGACCTGAAAGTCCCGGCCATTCCGGAACTGAATTTGAGCCTGCAAAACCTGAAACCTTTCAACACGGAACTGGGCACGCCCTCCGCTCCGCAGAACTATAAACTGAACGGGTTGAACCTGACTGGAAACATCCAGCTCAACGCCCCGGAAGGTTTTGAGATTTCTGTGGATGGCGGAAAGACCTGGAAGCCAAGCGCCACCGTCAATCCCAATTTCTCCGGAGACGTCTGGGTGAGACTGAAGGGCGACAAGGTTGGCAATTTCGCCGGCGCCATCGACCACAAGAGCGAAGGCGCGGTGACCCTGCCCATGCCATTGGTTGGAACAGTGTCCGCTCCGAAACCCGCCGGTCCCAGCGATGAAGACCTCCTGGCACAAGAGCTGGCAAAGCTCATCGTCCATTTCGACACCAACCTCTACGTGATTCGCGACGGTGATAAACCAGCCTTGGACCGCGTGGCGGAATTCCTTAAAAAACTGCCCGATACAATGGTCGAAATCCAAGGCCACACCGACAGCCAAGGCAGCGACAAGATTAACGAACCGCTTTCCCACAACCGTGCCAAAGTGGTGAAGGATTATCTGGTTGCCAGAGGCGTGGACGGGGAACAAATCGAAATCAAGGGCTACAGCTCAAAAGATCCCATCGCCACCAACAGCACAGCGGCTGGACGTCAGGAAAACCGCCGAGCTCAAATGGTTATCATCAAATAG